A DNA window from Onthophagus taurus isolate NC chromosome 1, IU_Otau_3.0, whole genome shotgun sequence contains the following coding sequences:
- the LOC111416317 gene encoding tetratricopeptide repeat protein 27: MERLSVEEKNEQILAVLLVDFDNCDAVEEDSEYIEMVYPTLPVWKVLIKNNESWDELIKCNFDESIVKEEIIKLPKEQIRTFFTFGVGCLLGFVQANFTGPDLLPEIVDYLKDPKFEGYDFAKMLAVNNEEININVKYPCLLVAARIMFQHCQVMRPMLNLWWMWRVLIIHQLVLDEPSTTILHTAEQMQKEIQNLELASHHRIKFEVEQAQLYLIYRNFSKAEMHLNIACDVAGLKYQLVGKLGKRTKHQQEDIAQIALKMELESRDNIEREPVLKLPVPKDVYLDDDVRLDQVQYAEGMETPMLPNTEQKLVLALIHKMSICKPQDELFYEEIKPFIDVILNQNNTWAVRTAALLMRAKIESKHKRTVERSLMQLEEIMICIRKNDPHPMTRVGGVYGTAMPPIWKTEAHHAELMLNLGMVKGALEVYTRLRLWEEVIVCYTIMNARHKAAEIIRQELDKAPTVKLWCLLGDATDDVTCYERAWALSRKRSHRVQRHWGMFLYGKKQYQECIPHFEKSVSINPLQPKVWLRLGYAALEVENWQVAATAYRRYVTQEPDSFEAWNNLAQVYIKLGNKRAAHHALIDALRCNFENWKVWENLLVVSADINHFKDIIRTYHQLLDLKEKYLNTEVLGVLVYGVCKNANDHEGKPCGHLMQRTRELLGRVTALYPADGFLWELYANLSPVLYLRAQRLQRAYRGYTSQSNWDKSSSRCQQVLYVLHNLAEVTLNEEIDPKDTLVHSVRLTMSSSLTIIKKHNYTDVKTLMTEVAGLLAKVIEKAKLGSISKGEPQKPAESSTSSSTTSTPTSTSSSSSS; this comes from the exons ATGGAACGATTAAGTGTGGAAGAGAAAAATGAGCAAATCTTGGCCGTACTACTTGTCGACTTTGATAATTGCGACGCGGTTGAAGAAGACAGCGAGTACATCGAAATGGTTTATCCTACGCTCCCAGTGTggaaagtattaataaaaaacaacgaatcttgggatgaattaataaaatgtaatttcgACGAAAGCATTGTTAAAGAAGAGATCATTAAGTTACCGAAGGAGCAaataagaacattttttactTTCGGAGTTGGATGTTTATTGGGTTTTGTACAAGCTAATTTTACCGGACCCGATTTGTTGCCTGAAATCGTTGATTATCTAAAAGACCCTAAGTTTGAAGGATACGATTTTGCCAAGATGTTAGCAGTAAATAACGAGGAAATTAATATAAACGTAAAATATCCCTGTTTGCTAGTAGCAGCTAGAATCATGTTTCAACATTGCCAAGTAATGAGACCCATGTTAAACCTTTGGTGGATGTGGAGAGTACTCATTATTCACCAACTTGTTTTAGACGAACCAAGTACAACCATATTACACACCGCCGAACAAATGCAAAAGGAAATCCAAAATTTAGAGTTAGCAA gtcATCATAGAATCAAATTCGAAGTTGAACAAGCTCAACTTTATCTAATTTATCGCAACTTTAGTAAAGCAGAAATGCATTTAAACATCGCTTGTGATGTAGCAGGTTTAAAATACCAACTCGTGGGGAAATTGGGAAAACGTACAAAACACCAACAAGAAGATATTGCCCAAATCGCTCTTAAAATGGAATTGGAATCTCGTGACAACATAGAACGCGAACCCGTCTTAAAACTTCCAGTTCCCAAAGACGTCTATCTCGACGATGACGTGCGTTTAGACCAAGTACAATACGCCGAAGGAATGGAAACGCCAATGTTACCCAATACGGAACAAAAACTTGTTTTGGCCCTCATTCATAAAATGTCCATATGTAAACCGCAAGATGAGCtattttatgaagaaattaaaccgTTTATTGACgtgattttaaatcaaaataacaccTGGGCAGTGAGAACAGCTGCTTTATTGATGCGAGCCAAAATTGAATCGAAACATAAGCGAACTGTGGAGAGATCTTTGATGCAATTAGAAGAAATAATGATTTGTATTAGAAAAAATGATCCACATCCTATGACTAGAGTGGGGGGAGTTTATGGAACGGCGATGCCTCCAATTTGGAAAACTGAGGCTCATCATGCTGAACTTATGTTGAATTTGGGGATGGTGAAAGGTGCTTTGGAGGTTTATACAAGATTGCGGTTATGGGAGGAAGTTATTGTGTGTTATACGATTATGAATGCTCGACATAAAGCGGCGGAAATTATTCGGCAAGAGTTAGATAAAGCTCCAACAGTAAAATTATGGTGTTTATTag gTGACGCAACTGATGATGTTACATGTTACGAAAGAGCATGGGCTTTATCTCGAAAAAGAAGCCATCGCGTGCAACGTCACTGGGGAATGTTTCTTTACGGCAAAAAACAATACCAAGAATGTATcccacattttgaaaaatcagtaagtATAAATCCACTTCAACCGAAAGTTTGGTTACGGCTTGGATACGCTGCTTTGGAAGTGGAAAATTGGCAAGTTGCAGCAACAGCTTATCGCCGTTATGTTACGCAAGAACCTGATTCGTTTGAAGCATGGAATAATCTCGCTCAAGTGTACATCAAACTTGGCAATAAACGTGCCGCTCATCATGCATTGATTGACGCTTTAAGATGTAACTTTGAAAATTGGAAAGTTTGGGAGAATTTATTGGTAGTTAGCGCTgatattaatcattttaaagatattattagaacgtatcatcaattattagatttaaaggagaaatatttaaacactGAGGTGTTAGGAGTTTTAGTTTATGGTGTTTGTAAAAACGCTAACGACCACGAAGGAAAACCATGTGGTCATTTGATGCAACGCACAAGAGAATTACTTGGAAGAGTGACCGCTCTTTATCCTGCTGATGGATTTTTATGGGAACTATACGCAAATTTATCCCCGGTATTGTATTTACGCGCACAACGTTTACAAAGGGCTTATCGCGGTTATACGAGTCAAAGTAATTGGGACAAATCTTCATCGAGGTGTCAACAAGTActatatgttttacacaattTAGCTGAGGTGACTTTAAACGAAGAAATTGATCCAAAAGATACTTTAGTGCATTCGGTACGTTTGACGATGAGTTCATCTTTAACTATAATCAAAAAGCATAATTACACCGACGTGAAAACCTTGATGACTGAAGTAGCTGGGTTATTAGCTAAAGTTATTGAAAAGGCTAAATTAGGATCAATTTCAAAAGGAGAACCTCAAAAACCCGCTGAATCTTCCACTTCGTCTTCAACAACATCAACACCGACATCAACATCTTCATCATCGTCttcttaa
- the LOC111416318 gene encoding dimethyladenosine transferase 1, mitochondrial — protein MSAVNALRLPPLPSVRDLVRLYKLRAIKQLSQNFLLDERITDKIVKCAGNIRNQYICEVGPGPGSITRSILKRQPKKLIVVEKDPRFLPTLELLQEASSPHTDFIIEIGDIRSYNFVVGFEKVYKHDWLELPPPIHLIGNLPFNVSTNLIIRWLSSISEKKSAWLYGRTPLTLTFQKEVGERIIASDSDKQRCRLSVMCQLWCDVEYKFTIPGKAFVPKPDVDVAVVTFVPKRYPFVNLPFKLVEKVLRNIFNMRQKYALRGGETLFPEKLREQLGTQLFVLADVDYETRPFQITNEEFSRLCYAYDTLCKEYPEIVNFDFRSTKCTDDVL, from the exons atgtcCGCAGTAAACGCTTTGAGATTACCTCCTTTACCTTCTGTTAGAGATTTAGTTCGTTTATATAAGCTAAGAGCAATTAAACAGTTATCGCAAAACTTTTTATTGGATGAAAGAATAACAGATAAAATAGTAAAGTGTGCAGGTAATATTAGAAATCAGTATATTTGTGAGGTTGGTCCCGGCCCCGGGAGCATAACAAGATCGATTTTGAAAAGacaaccaaaaaaattaatagtagTCGAAAAGGATCCCCGATTTTTACCCACTTTGGAGTTATTACAAGAAGCTTCATCACCACACACGGATTTTATCATTGAAATTGGTGATATTAGATCTTATAACTTTGTTGTTGGATTTGAAAAAGTGTATAAACATGATTGGCTTGAATTGCCCCCTCCTATTCATTTAATAGGAAACCTACCATTTAATGTctcaacaaatttaataattcgatGGTTATCTTCAATATCTGAAAAGAAATCTGCTTGGTTGTATGGGAGAACACCGTTAActttaacatttcaaaaagaaGTTGGTGAACGGATTATTGCGTCGGATTCAGATAAACAAAGATGCCGATTATCAGTTATGTGCCAATTATGGTGTGATGTGGAGTATAAATTTACTATTCCTGGAAAAGCATTTGTACCTAAACCAGATGTTGATGTGGCAGTGGTTACTTTTGTACCTAAAAGGTATCCTTTCgtaaatttaccttttaaattggttgaaaaagttttaagaaatatttttaatatgagaCAGAAATATGCTTTGAGAGGTGGAGAAACTttatttccagaaaaattaaGGGAACAGTtag gtacacaattatttgttttagctGATGTTGATTATGAAACAAGACCTTTTCAAATCACCAATGAAGAATTTTCTAGATTATGTTATGCTTATGATACTTTATGTAAGGAGTATCctgaaattgttaattttgattttcgaTCTACTAAATGTACTGATgatgttttgtaa
- the LOC111416319 gene encoding cytochrome c oxidase assembly factor 3, mitochondrial: MGDSDRMPKIDVAKLRPAEIDFIRYVEKQNKERVEKLKKVRRNNLLTAGIIGCGVLGIYFYSMYAVKQETFLDDFEEPRKVIEKQ; encoded by the coding sequence atgggtGATAGTGATCGCATGCCTAAAATTGATGTCGCTAAATTGAGACCAGCCGAAATAGACTTCATTCGTTACGTTGAAAAGCAAAACAAAGAACGCGtagaaaaactcaaaaaagtTCGACGAAATAACCTCCTCACAGCCGGAATAATTGGTTGTGGCGTATTGGGAATTTACTTTTATTCTATGTACGCAGTGAAACAGGAAACGTTCCTGGACGATTTTGAGGAGCCGCGTAAAGTAAtcgaaaaacaataa